Proteins from one Podospora pseudoanserina strain CBS 124.78 chromosome 1, whole genome shotgun sequence genomic window:
- a CDS encoding hypothetical protein (EggNog:ENOG503NTZ9; COG:K; COG:L) translates to MSLSTRPRLLQGTTSESFGAQSNGLYGNGNYPTNSGSNVTGDAGWTTTPSRGYGGVHTPHTSSYSHNTTPVKPGPSQVTGGPGWSIVPSGQPPAIQSRQASSFEHSCGVNVKSEPGRASGSPGWSITPSQVNGINRGESDRMPQMPGAWEDSDSGSDEVATGGYALWQQGARSTHPSSRTLPPPNPSYNRSIPAWNPSALPGFASVSQLASFDRPGLLNNGSYFSDVDYLGGQPSLASTIHRVNNIDFQNMTDMEGNPLNPRLANYLDDFVHNPVKTEEEIQQLLSNIRPDMEIPEEERGETPAGMKYPLYPHQQLALKWMAEMETGSNKGGILADDMGLGKTVSTLALMISRPSEDRAVRTNLIIGPVALIKQWENEVKNKLRGTHKMSVYLLHQKKKIPFTELINYDVVLTTYGSIASEWRQYEKHVQQRNAAALYSERDDGELAKKCPLLHPKSTFYRIIIDEAQCIKNKDTQGSKGVHKINATYRWCLTGTPMMNNVSELYPLIRFLRIKPFWEHRHFQTAFKCLGPRNNGNNEYARKQAMDKLRTVLKAIMLRRMKTSQIDGKPILTLPLKTERSEFVEFSVDETQFYKDLEERSQVVFNKYLRAGTVGRNYSNILVLLLRLRQACCHPHLIDFECVGSATTADETMDDLARKLDAAVIQRIKDIESFECPICYDGIEDPVLAIPCGHDTCSECFTSLTDNAARNNVLTGNENAGAKCPQCRGPVDASKVIKYTTFRKIHMPETLPKEEVKEEELPEISDWSGSSENEDSDNDSVGSLNDFIVEDDDSDELSEGEAAAQAMKMAEAKAEAKARKEARRAEKKTTKAFKKGKEKSKLSKGKNKVEPVNPSQLRTLRLEAGRNKEARRRYMHYLRDNWEDSAKVTQVIELLKTIQETNEKTIIFSQWTSLLDLIECQIKYSLKLRHCRYTGDMSRTHRDEAVQDFVENPENKVMLVSLRAGNAGLNLTCASRVIICDPFWNPFIEMQAVDRAHRIGQQKEVQVHRILVKETVEDRIMDLQEKKRELVESALDEDKSKQLGRLGVQELAYIFNGGARPPQ, encoded by the exons ATGTCTCTATCTACCAGACCACGACTTTTGCAGGGAACTACTTCGGAATCGTTTGGAGCGCAGAGTAATGGACTATATGGAAATGGGAACTACCCAACGAACTCTGGGTCAAATGTTACAGGTGACGCTGGCTGGACCACCACGCCAAGTCGTGGGTATGGTGGCGTTCACACACCGCACACGAGCAGCTACTCCCATAACACAACGCCTGTTAAACCGGGGCCCAGTCAGGTTACAGGGGGTCCGGGTTGGAGCATCGTTCCAAGTGGTCAACCACCAGCTATTCAGTCACGACAAGCTAGCAGCTTTGAACACAGCTGTGGAGTCAATGTCAAGTCTGAACCAGGGAGGGCCAGTGGGAGTCCGGGATGGAGCATCACTCCAAGTCAAGTGAATGGCATCAACCGCGGGGAAAGCGATCGGATGCCTCAAATGCCGGGGGCCTGGGAAGATTCTGATAGTGGCAGCGACGAGGTAGCTACCGGCGGCTATGCTTTGTGGCAACAAGGGGCTCGCTCGACCCATCCCTCTAGCCGTACTCTTCCCCCACCGAACCCATCCTACAACCGATCCATTCCAGCCTGGAACCCATCCGCGTTACCAGGCTTTGCAAGCGTTAGCCAACTGGCCAGCTTCGATCGACCAGGTCTACTGAACAACGGCAGCTACTTCTCCGACGTGGATTACCTGGGAGGGCAACCCAGTCTTGCTTCAACGATTCATCGTGTAAACAACATTGACTTCCAGAACATGACCGATATGGAGGGGAACCCCCTGAATCCGCGGTTAGCGAACTATCTGGATGATTTTGTGCACAATCCTGTCAAaacagaggaggagattcaACAACTTCTTTCGAACATTCGACCTGATATGGAAATtcccgaggaggagcggggTGAAACACCGGCGGGCATGAAGTATCCTCTCTATCCGCACCAACAGCTTGCCCTGAAGTGGATGGCGGAGATGGAGACAGGGTCAAACAAAGGCGGTATCCTGGCCGATGATATGGGTCTTGGTAAAACGGTCTCGACCCTGGCGTTGATGATTTCCAGGCCCTCTGAGGACCGGGCAGTGAGG ACTAATTTGATAATTGGACCTGTCGCCCTTATCAAACAATGGGAAAACGAGGTCAAGAACAAGCTGAGGGGTACTCATAAGATGAGTGTttacctcctccaccagaagaagaagatacCATTCACTGAGCTCATAAATTACGACGTGGTGCTCACAACGTATGGTTCAATCGCCTCGGAATGGCGCCAGTACGAGAAGCACGTGCAACAACGCAACGCGGCTGCGTTGTATTCGGAGAGAGACGACGGCGAGCTTGCCAAAAAGTGCCCCTTGCTTCACCCCAAAAGCACCTTTTaccgcatcatcatcgacgaAGCCCAGTGTATCAAAAACAAGGACACCCAAGGCTCAAAGGGCGTGCACAAAATCAATGCCACCTACCGCTGGTGCCTTACTGGCACGCCCATGATGAACAACGTATCAGAGCTCTATCCACTCATCCGTTTTTTGAGGATTAAGCCCTTTTGGGAACATAGGCACTTCCAAACGGCGTTTAAATGCCTCGGCCCCCGGAATAATGGTAACAACGAGTATGCTCGCAAGCAGGCCATGGACAAGCTTCGGACCGTTCTCAAGGCCATCATGCTGAGGCGCATGAAAACCTCGCAGATAGATGGCAAGCCCATCTTGACTCTACCCCTCAAGACCGAGAGATCCGAGTTTGTAGAGTTCTCAGTGGATGAGACACAATTTTACAAAGACCTCGAGGAGAGGTCGCAGGTTGTCTTCAACAAATACCTCCGTGCCGGTACTGTTGGTCGCAACTACTCCAATATTCTTGTTCTTCTGCTGCGGCTTCGCCAAGCTTGCTGCCACCCTCACTTGATTGATTTCGAGTGCGTCGGCAGCGCAACCACCGCTGACGAGACCATGGATGATTTGGCGAGAAAGCTTGATGCTGCAGTCATCCAGCGTATCAAGGACATCGAATCTTTTGAGTGTCCTATCTGTTATGACGGCATCGAGGATCCAGTCCTAGCTATACCCTGCGGCCATGACACCTGCTCAGAGTGCTTCACTTCGCTGACAGACAACGCGGCCAGGAACAATGTTCTTACAGGTAACGAGAACGCCGGTGCTAAGTGTCCGCAATGCCGCGGCCCCGTTGATGCTTCAAAGGTGATCAAGTACACGACCTTCCGAAAGATTCATATGCCGGAAACTCTTCCTAAGgaagaggtcaaggaggaggagctgccaGAGATTTCAGACTGGTCTGGCTCGTCAGAAAACGAGGATTCCGACAATGATTCTGTCGGCAGTTTAAATGACTTCATCGTGGAAGACGATGATTCAGATGAACTCAGTGAGGGTGAAGCTGCAGCCCaggcgatgaagatggcggaAGCCAAGGCGGAAGCGAAGGCGAGAAAGGAAGCGAGACGGGCGGAAAAGAAGACCACAAAGGCGTTCAAGAAAGGcaaggagaagagcaaaCTGAGCAAGGGGAAGAACAAGGTTGAGCCGGTCAACCCAAGTCAGTTGCGGACACTCCGCCTTGAGGCTGGCAGAAACAAGGAGGCCCGTCGGAGATATATGCACTACCTCCGCGATAACTGGGAGGACTCGGCGAAGGTCACCCAAGTCATTGAGCTTCTGAAGACGATCCAGGAAACCAATGAGAAGACCATCATTTTCTCTCAGTGGACCTCCCTGCTGGACTTGATCGAATGCCAGATCAAGTACAGCCTCAAGCTGCGTCACTGCCGGTACACTGGCGACATGTCGCGCACCCACCGCGACGAAGCGGTTCAAGACTTTGTAGAGAACCCCGAAAACAAGGTCATGCTGGTGTCCCTCCGGGCCGGTAACGCGGGACTGAACCTGACGTGCGCTTCGCGCGTCATCATTTGCGATCCCTTCTGGAATCCATTTATCGAGATGCAGGCTGTCGACCGCGCCCACCGTATTGGGCAGCAAAAGGAGGTGCAGGTCCACCGAATCCTGGTCAAGGAAACGGTCGAGGACCGCATCATGGATTtgcaagagaagaagagggagctggtggagagcGCCCTGGATGAAGACAAGAGCAAGCAGCTGGGCAGACTGGGTGTTCAGGAGCTGGCTTACATCTTCAATGGCGGCGCGAGACCCCCTCAATAG
- a CDS encoding hypothetical protein (EggNog:ENOG503NUA6; COG:T): MASIFLSGILRRRRDEEEQLPSVDGSLEGDSSGLASLKHFEKMHRLDPNLPLDELEEVDIAIILNQQNAEKGAEIEQVLNEDNSPYPEVRATVRNFDVEMPANTVRAWVIGMLLCTIGSAVNMLLSLRNPSIMLTTFVIQLIAYPLGLCWDYVFPDRVWNVWGLKFNLRPGPFNFKEHVIIVVMSNAAYGGGALYATDVIIAQRMWYGQNFGWLWQMLFGITTLCTGYGLAGLARRFLVWPAAMIWPTDLVNCALFYTLHDHSPSDPTVTNGWSISRYKWFMIVFGGSFLWYWFPGYLFQGLSWFCWITWIWPENVVVNQLFGGYSGYGLFPITLDWSIISGYLMSPLIPPFHAIANVIGGVTVFFVFVSIGIHYSGMWYSEFLPVQNAHAYDNTGNIYNVSKILGADLQFDEAKYMAYSPLYLPTQFALAYGLSFAAVAAVITHVALYHGREIMSQWRLARQQEDDIHMRLMKKYKDAPDWWYVVLFVIMLGMSFAVVEAWDTNFPWWAYIICMLIPLVWTIPIGIVQAITNIQLGLNVLTEFIIGYMLPGRPLAMMMFKNYGYLCMSQALYFVQDMKLGHYMKVPPRTMFWSQLIASIWSAIVQIAVMNWALDTIPDICSEDQIHHWNCPSARVFYTASIVWGAIGPARMFSGTALYSSLQWFWLVGAIAPIITWFFARRYPRSLWRYVNMPLIFGGSGWLPPATVYIYYCWGIVGTAFNYLIRRKKTGWWLQYNYVTSSALDCGLIVSTLVIFFALYLSETDAPKWFGNTAVLATLDMTAKSIQKVVPKGETFGPSVWP, from the exons ATGGCCTCGATATTTTTGAGTGGCATTCTTCGACGGCGGcgtgatgaggaggagcaacTGCCAAGTGTTGACGGGTCGTTGGAGGGGGACTCGAGTGGGCTGGCGTCGCTGAAGCATTTTGAGAAGATGCACCGACTGGATCCAAACCTGCCGttggacgagctggaggaggtggatatCGCCATCATCTTGAACCAGCAAAATGCCGAGAAGGGGGCGGAAATTGAGCAGGTCTTGAATGAGGACAACTCTCCATATCCAGAA GTACGAGCCACGGTACGAAACTTCGATGTCGAGATGCCTGCGAATACGGTGCGAGCATGGGTCATTGGGATGCTTTTGTGTACGATTGGCTCCGCCGTCAATATGCTGCTGTCGCTACGAAACCCGAGCATCATGCTCACGACATTTGTCATCCAACTCATCGCCTACCCATTGGGTCTCTGCTGGGATTATGTGTTCCCGGACCGTGTGTGGAATGTATGGGGGCTCAAGTTCAACCTCAGGCCAGGACCTTTCAACTTTAAGGAGCATGTCATCATTGTGGTCATGTCAAAT GCTGCGTATGGAGGTGGCGCTTTGTATGCTACTGATGTGATCATTGCACAGCGTATGTGGTACGGCCAGAACTTTGGCTGGCTATGGCAAATGCTATTCGGCATCACGACACTTTGCACGGGTTATGGACTGGCTGGTTTGGCAAGGAGGTTCCTGGTGTGGCCCGCCGCCATGATTTGGCCGACCGATCTCGTCAACTGCGCCCTATTTTACACTCTTCATGACCACAGCCCATCCGATCCGACAGTGACGAACGGCTGGAGCATCAGCAGATACAAGTGGTTCATGATCGTGTTCGGTGGCTCGTTTTTGTGGTACTGGTTCCCAGGCTATCTCTTCCAGGGCTTGTCATGGTTCTGCTGGATCACCTGGATCTGGCCGGAGAATGTTGTGGTCAACCAGCTGTTTGGTGGATATAGCGGTTATGGACTGTTCCCCATCACTCTG GATTGGAGCATAATTTCCGGCTATCTCATGTCACCGCTTATTCCCCCATTTCACGCCATCGCCAATGTCATCGGCGGGGTCACGGTTTTCTTCGTTTTTGTGTCCATCGGGATCCATTACTCGGGCATGTGGTACTCGGAGTTCCTGCCGGTTCAAAACGCCCACGCTTACGATAACACCGGCAATATTTACAACGTTTCCAAGATTTTAGGAGCTGACCTGCAGTTCGACGAGGCCAAATACATGGCCTACTCCCCGCTTTATCTCCCTACGCAATTCGCGCTCGCCTACGGGCTTTCGTTCGCCGCGGTTGCTGCCGTCATCACACACGTCGCCTTGTACCACGGCCGCGAAATCATGTCGCAATGGAGGCTGGCCCGGCAACAAGAGGACGACATTCACATGAGGCTCATGAAGAAGTACAAGGACGCTCCGGACTGGTGGTACGTTGTGCTCTTCGTCATCATGCTCGGCATGTCTTTTGCCGTGGTCGAGGCCTGGGACACCAACTTCCCCTGGTGGGCTTACATCATCTGCATGCTCATCCCACTTGTCTGGACGATCCCCATCGGCATCGTCCAGGCTATCACCAACATTCAACTCGGCCTCAACGTCTTGACCGAGTTCATCATCGGTTACATGCTCCCCGGTCGCCCGCTcgccatgatgatgttcaAGAACTATGGTTACTTGTGCATGTCACAGGCGCTTTACTTTGTCCAGGATATGAAACTAGGTCATTACATGAAGGTCCCTCCCCGAACCATGTTCTGGTCGCAGCTCATCGCATCGATATGGTCCGCCATTGTTCAAATCGCCGTCATGAACTGGGCCCTGGACACGATCCCCGACATCTGCTCCGAAGATCAAATTCACCATTGGAACTGCCCAAGCGCTCGCGTCTTTTATACCGCTTCCATAGTATGGGGCGCTATTGGTCCGGCGCGCATGTTTTCTGGCACAGCGCTTTACAGCTCTCTCCAGTGGTTCTGGCTCGTCGGTGCCATtgctcccatcatcacctggTTCTTCGCCCGCCGATATCCGAGATCCCTCTGGCGGTACGTCAACATGCCGCTTATTTTCGGTGGATCAGGCTGGCTGCCACCCGCGACGGTGTATATCTACTACTGCTGGGGCATCGTGGGGACGGCCTTCAACTATCTTAtcaggaggaagaagacaggTTGGTGGTTGCAGTACAACTATGTCACTTCGTCGGCGCTGGACTGCGGGTTGATTGTGTCAACGTTGGTGATTTTCTTTGCGCTCTATCTGAGCGAGACGGATGCGCCGAAGTGGTTTGGAAACACGGCCGTGTTGGCTACTTTGGATATGACGGCGAAGTCGATACAAAAGGTTGTACCGAAGGGGGAGACATTTGGGCCGAGTGTATGGCCATAG
- a CDS encoding hypothetical protein (EggNog:ENOG503NWVJ; COG:A), with translation MYDEGQHRSRSPSRDGGRSGSYRDREYRRPDERGGDYRRSRKDSPAPPLRNLNYDDDDQEYYSRQAVGTLRTGGDPDRGRYQGDRPHSGGYLPPSGSPPSDRYGRGDIDLEHRERFSRYNQDRDVSQIRPSRDRNPGAGRAGGRGHGRGEHSGAGSGFGSSKVLIFEGLTEDATERDVLYGLDFVTRDHQFSSDQVKLVRLRYDQNGQRIAAVEFHRRSQVEDFLDQFYPEISFPLQHSRGKDTEFFTFGIQDPNYRDDMPDPRESRRGGREGREDDGWTCVTCHVVNYPHRAVCFKCKTERPEDDGYGGGPLLTGETDECPQQMPSQYVVIRNLDRSVTEEVLAKGVMKLFLENPEPPKEAPSTNKLKSTAPTKSTVGMGAKPGSLRRVFVMRDRRSNESWRYGFAEFATVEDAVAAVQKFQASTKFTIASKPVVVAFIHTGVFVPSFDPVTPENQDLSFSPIYNPAVRIKYWDDRAYPSVHVVTTEPISEVSQPEKSNNANDDPTKNVSKTFKKFKKDLGAAVGAKPIMMPQMELWAKKSAELHGSKARATDPSNTDTESSNFNLTTIRESEGTEPDGPFAPHWADQYISYADWEAMTCVACGWKAPTERSTQERNDLLIHHEGTAHLFYHDPEIKDKAAAGLSALGKKHRTIIRRTPRLKSEPLPKYKSYADFDRLRCLLCKRQFQKMEVIWLHEQQSELHKRNLAHPKARSRAEEEFKKLGKKQRSCIPDQAFYREWEAQLKRSQPNYRDRALERRQAFRQPKKPTNQPKTSVPEKRKEPSSLSAEADTPAKKSKGAGMLAKMGWTAGAGLGAEGAGRTDAIATEVYAPGVGLGAEGSKLGDAGEEAQRRTKGDFSDFVEKTRDRARERFDRLG, from the exons ATGTACGACGAGGGGCAGCACCGCTCCAGATCCCCATCGCGGGATGGCGGGCGCAGTGGAAGCTATCGCGACCGCGAATATCGTCGCCCTGATGAAAGAGGTGGCGACTACCGCCGCTCGAGGAAGG ATTCTCCAGCGCCTCCTTTGAGGAACCTCAactacgacgacgatgaccaGGAGTATTACTCGAGACAAGCTGTCGGGACCCTTCGCACTGGTGGCGACCCGGATCGCGGACGGTATCAGGGCGACAGGCCTCACAGCGGTGGATACCTACCACCGTCTGGTAGCCCGCCGTCGGACCGTTACGGGCGAGGAGATATCGATTTGGAACATAGGGAACGTTTTTCACGATACAATCAAGATCGCGATGTGTCACAAATTCGGCCATCTCGAGATAGGAATCCTGGCGCTGGGCGTGCGGGTGGTCGGGGTCACGGTCGTGGGGAGCACAGCGGTGCGGGTTCGGGCTTTGGCTCGTCCAAAGTGTTGATTTTTGAAGGTCTCACTGAGGATGCCACCGAGCGCGACGTCCTCTACGGTCTCGACTTTGTAACCCGAGACCATCAGTTCTCGAGCGATCAAGTGAAGCTCGTTCGATTACGGTACGATCAAAACG GTCAGCGGATTGCAGCTGTCGAATTCCATCGTCGATCGCAGGTCGAAGACTTTCTGGACCAGTTCTATCCGGAAATTTCTTTTCCACTTCAGCATTCCCGCGGGAAGGACACTGAGTTCTTCACCTTCGGCATTCAGGACCCTAATTACCGCGACGACATGCCTGATCCTCGGGAGTCACGGCGCGGTGGtcgagaaggccgagaagatgatggttggACGTGTGTAACT TGCCATGTTGTTAACTACCCGCACCGAGCTGTGTGTTTCAAGTGCAAAACTGAACGTCCAGAGGATGATGGATATGGAGGTGGCCCATTATTAACTGGCGAGACCGACGAGTGCCCCCAGCAGATGCCGTCTCAATATGTCGTAATTCGCAACCTCGACCGTTCTGTCACAGAAGAGGTTCTGGCCAAAGGGGTCATGAAATTATTTCTGGAGAATCCAGAGCCACCAAAAGAGGCCCCGAGCACCAACAAACTCAAATCAACGGCACCCACCAAGAGCACTGTCGGCATGGGCGCGAAGCCTGGCTCGCTGCGTCGTGTTTTCGTGATGCGAGATCGCAGAAGCAACGAAAGTTGGAGATATGGCTTCGCCGAATTTGCCACTGTCGAGGATGCCGTGGCCGCCGTTCAGAAGTTCCAGGCATCGACAAAGTTCACCATCGCCTCAAAGCCAGTCGTCGTTGCCTTTATTCACACAGGAGTTTTTGTTCCTTCGTTCGATCCTGTTACACCTGAGAATCAAGATCTCTCATTCAGCCCTATCTACAATCCTGCCGTTCGCATCAAGTACTGGGATGACCGCGCCTACCCTAGCGTACACGTTGTCACCACCGAGCCTATCTCTGAGGTGTCACAGCCGGAGAAGAGCAACAATGCCAATGATGATCCAACCAAAAATGTCTCCAAGACGTTCAAGAAGTTTAAGAAGGACCTgggagctgctgttggtgccAAACCCATCATGATGCCTCAGATGGAGTTGTGGGCCAAGAAGTCAGCCGAATTGCATGGTTCGAAAGCCAGGGCCACAGACCCCTCAAATACCGATACCGAGTCCTCCAACTTTAACCTCACGACCATCCGTGAGTCTGAGGGCACAGAGCCTGACGGTCCATTTGCACCTCACTGGGCTGATCAGTACATTTCTTATGCCGACTGGGAGGCGATGACGTGCGTGGCTTGCGGCTGGAAAGCACCGACGGAGCGATCAACCCAAGAACGTAACGACCTACTTATTCACCACGAAGGGACAGCCCATCTATTCTACCACGACCCCGAGATCAAGGACAAAGCCGCGGCTGGTCTCAGTGCTCTTGGCAAGAAGCACCGCACCATCATCCGCCGTACCCCTCGTCTCAAATCTGAACCCCTGCCCAAATACAAATCATACGCAGACTTTGACCGCCTCCGTTGTCTACTCTGCAAGCGCCAATTTCAAAAGATGGAAGTAATCTGGCTACACGAACAGCAAAGCGAACTCCACAAGCGGAACCTCGCCCACCCTAAAGCCCGCTCTCGCGCAGAGGAAGAGTTCAAGAAACTGGGCAAGAAACAAAGAAGCTGCATCCCCGACCAAGCCTTCTACCGCGAGTGGGAAGCGCAACTTAAGCGTAGTCAGCCCAACTATCGTGATCGAGCCTTGGAACGTAGGCAAGCTTTCCGTCAGCCGAAGAAACCCACCAATCAGCCCAAGACATCTGTGCCagaaaagaggaaagaaCCTTCTTCGTTGTCCGCAGAGGCGGACACACcggccaagaagagcaaAGGGGCGGGTATGCTGGCTAAGATGGGGTGGACGGCGGGTGCGGGACTTGGGGCcgagggggcggggaggacggATGCGATTGCGACGGAGGTTTATGCTCCtggtgttgggttgggggcggaggggagtAAGCTTGGGgatgctggggaggaggcgcaAAGGAGGACGAAGGGGGATTTCAGTGACTTTGTTGAGAAGACGAGGGATAGGGCTAGGGAGAGGTTTGATCGGTTGGGGTaa
- the NIT8 gene encoding Molybdopterin synthase catalytic subunit (COG:H; EggNog:ENOG503P48G), with the protein MTTQDQVNPPPPEGESSISLPGIYVSLTDFPLDILSIMDKVRSPEAGAIVTFAGTTRNNFASKPVTSLTYTSYRPLALQTLSFIASSLLTKHALKGIAIVHRLGTVPIGEESILIAAAWLAGEEALEECKEKVEVWKREEFKDGGVWRANRDGHQGAEVKEGSKGE; encoded by the exons ATGACAACCCAAGATCAAgtcaaccccccacccccagaGGGAGaatcctccatctccctcccggGAATCTACGTCTCCCTCACCGACTTCCCCCTCGACATCCTCTCAATAATGGACAAAGTCCGTAGCCCAGAAGCGGGCGCCATCGTCACCTTTGCCGGCACGACAAGAAACAACTTCGCCTCCAAACCCGTCACCTCCCTAACCTACACCTCGTACCGCCCCCTAGCCCTCCAaaccctctccttcatcgcctcTTCGCTTCTGACCAAGCACGCCCTAAAAGGAATCGCCATCGTCCATCGCCTGGGCACAGTCCCCATAGGCGAGGAGAGTATCCTCATCGCG GCTGCGTGGCTcgcgggcgaggaggcgctggaggagtgcaaggagaaggtggaggtttgGAAACGGGAGGAGTTtaaggatgggggggtttggagggctAATAGGGATGGGCATCAGGGggcggaggtgaaggaggggagcaAGGGCGAGTAA